A genomic window from Leptolyngbya sp. BL0902 includes:
- the hetR gene encoding heterocyst differentiation control protein (controls heterocyst differentiation; has protease DNA-binding activity), translating to MSQPSQLPPDQIRQILAQVVENSPADWILLYLAMGTMKMGGHRYGAFLDAATTAAKLAIYSSFLECGQNIRKTGFLYHVEPKRVKAIVQEIQTAVAEGQSLKVLNSKEPYYLIALPFLWQEEFPCGAQESRVRQPGLTPGERKAIEDSLPPGAPKARILDQVAFHELIEKLHDLSQKELPAAQRMPFSDALMMHIKFRLLHSGTVLQVDSPLVDIPLYALASESYAPKDERERAFAMIDDVARYFSILQAWVRSEEGVLRGVEVFDINLDHRQEALQELDVLLRTWADKYHQEGGYPMVLQFAAGTREGD from the coding sequence GTGAGTCAGCCGTCTCAACTTCCTCCCGATCAAATTCGGCAAATACTCGCCCAGGTGGTTGAAAACAGCCCCGCCGACTGGATCTTGCTTTATCTGGCCATGGGCACGATGAAAATGGGAGGGCACCGCTACGGCGCTTTTTTGGATGCGGCTACCACAGCGGCCAAACTTGCCATCTACAGCAGTTTTTTGGAATGCGGGCAAAACATCCGCAAAACGGGCTTTTTGTACCATGTCGAGCCCAAGCGGGTGAAGGCCATTGTGCAGGAAATTCAGACCGCCGTAGCCGAAGGCCAAAGCCTGAAGGTCTTGAATTCTAAGGAACCCTACTACCTCATTGCCCTGCCGTTTTTGTGGCAGGAGGAGTTTCCCTGTGGGGCGCAGGAGTCGCGAGTACGGCAACCGGGCCTCACTCCGGGCGAACGCAAAGCCATTGAAGACAGCCTGCCTCCCGGTGCGCCCAAGGCCCGCATCCTAGACCAAGTGGCGTTCCATGAACTGATCGAAAAGCTCCATGATCTGTCCCAGAAGGAACTCCCTGCTGCTCAGCGGATGCCCTTCAGCGATGCCCTGATGATGCACATTAAGTTTCGGCTGCTGCATTCGGGCACGGTGCTGCAAGTGGATTCGCCCCTAGTGGATATCCCCCTCTACGCCTTGGCTAGCGAATCCTATGCGCCCAAGGATGAGCGGGAACGCGCCTTCGCCATGATTGACGACGTGGCCCGCTACTTCAGCATTTTGCAGGCTTGGGTGCGTAGCGAAGAGGGCGTGCTGCGCGGGGTGGAGGTGTTTGATATTAACCTCGACCACCGCCAAGAGGCGCTTCAGGAGTTGGATGTGCTGCTGCGTACTTGGGCCGACAAGTACCACCAGGAGGGCGGCTATCCGATGGTGCTTCAGTTTGCGGCGGGCACCCGTGAGGGCGACTAG
- a CDS encoding Ycf51 family protein, which yields MPTPAEFLQATQWAAIGTVALAVIAGLGFVFKWGIRFRLVGAAGFAVVLTVGLLGLSFEPFSRTVIEGALPYTTVYDSGSSQIVIAVPNAITEAELDATLRQAASNLFKPYRLGIPGQTATVRARAIVHGDNGVSRLVYLGQVQPAPKDSGLDYQVQINRDLLA from the coding sequence ATGCCAACACCAGCCGAATTTTTGCAAGCTACCCAATGGGCCGCGATTGGGACGGTTGCCCTCGCGGTGATTGCCGGACTTGGATTTGTTTTTAAATGGGGCATTCGGTTTCGCCTGGTGGGGGCTGCGGGATTTGCGGTGGTGCTAACGGTGGGGCTGCTGGGTCTCAGCTTTGAACCCTTCAGCCGCACGGTGATTGAAGGCGCATTGCCCTACACCACGGTGTACGATTCCGGCTCTAGCCAAATTGTGATTGCCGTGCCCAACGCCATCACCGAAGCCGAGCTAGACGCCACCCTGCGCCAAGCCGCCAGCAACCTGTTCAAGCCCTACCGCCTGGGCATTCCCGGCCAAACCGCCACCGTTCGCGCCCGCGCCATTGTGCATGGAGACAACGGCGTGTCTCGGCTGGTTTACCTCGGCCAAGTGCAACCCGCCCCCAAAGACTCTGGCCTCGACTATCAGGTGCAGATTAACCGCGACCTCCTGGCCTAG
- a CDS encoding iron-containing alcohol dehydrogenase family protein, with protein MTTSLSVTSTLAIAPAQVVRGEGILSTQGEAIAALGQHPLVVGGQHSLPRMQPLIESLTQAGLTPHTADYGRDCSEATLERLRGIAQDHQTDVVIGVGGGKALDTAKLLAHQRRCPVVTVPTSGATCAAWTALSNVYSEAGAFRYDVALDRCPDRLILDYALIRTSPPRTLVAGIGDGLAKWYEASVSSGSSDQTLIISAVQQGRVLRDILFQKTPAALRQWGGPEWREVVDATVLLAGVIGGVGGAQCRTVAAHAVHNGLTQLPACHDALHGEKVAYGILVQLRLEEMGGKSSLATAARQQLIQFYRATGLPQTLADLGLGNATLADLQQAADFACREGSDIHHLPFTVSPDALLAAMVSPLCPELRERPRPSSSPSTAPSEV; from the coding sequence ATGACGACTAGCCTTTCCGTAACGTCAACCCTTGCCATTGCTCCGGCCCAGGTGGTGCGGGGAGAAGGCATTTTATCGACCCAGGGTGAAGCCATCGCCGCCCTAGGGCAACATCCCCTAGTGGTGGGTGGACAACACAGTTTGCCCCGGATGCAACCGCTAATCGAGTCCCTCACCCAGGCCGGACTGACGCCCCACACCGCCGACTATGGCCGCGACTGTAGTGAAGCCACCCTAGAACGGTTGCGCGGCATTGCCCAAGATCACCAAACCGATGTGGTGATTGGGGTGGGCGGCGGTAAGGCGCTGGATACGGCGAAACTGCTGGCCCATCAACGGCGCTGTCCGGTGGTGACAGTGCCGACTTCGGGGGCGACCTGTGCGGCGTGGACGGCGTTGTCGAACGTGTATTCCGAAGCCGGAGCCTTTCGTTACGATGTGGCGCTGGATCGCTGCCCAGATCGGCTGATTTTGGACTACGCCCTGATTCGCACCTCGCCGCCGCGCACCCTGGTGGCAGGCATTGGCGATGGCTTGGCCAAGTGGTACGAAGCCTCGGTGAGCAGTGGGTCTTCCGACCAAACCCTGATTATTTCGGCGGTGCAGCAGGGGCGGGTGCTGCGGGATATTTTGTTCCAAAAAACGCCAGCGGCGTTGCGTCAGTGGGGTGGCCCCGAATGGCGGGAAGTGGTGGATGCCACGGTGTTGCTGGCCGGAGTCATTGGCGGCGTGGGCGGTGCCCAGTGTCGTACCGTGGCGGCCCACGCGGTGCATAATGGCCTCACCCAACTGCCCGCCTGCCACGACGCCCTCCACGGCGAAAAGGTGGCCTACGGCATCCTGGTGCAGCTTCGGCTAGAGGAAATGGGCGGCAAGTCTTCTCTGGCCACGGCGGCGCGGCAGCAGCTCATTCAGTTCTACCGCGCCACCGGATTGCCCCAAACCCTGGCGGATCTGGGCCTGGGGAACGCCACCCTGGCCGACCTTCAGCAGGCGGCGGACTTTGCCTGCCGGGAAGGTTCCGACATTCACCACCTGCCCTTCACGGTATCCCCCGATGCCCTGCTGGCGGCGATGGTGTCGCCCCTCTGCCCCGAACTGCGGGAACGCCCCCGCCCATCCTCATCTCCATCTACGGCTCCCTCGGAGGTATAG
- a CDS encoding aspartate aminotransferase, with the protein MTLSWLQPAQRINSLPPYVFARLDELKARAREQGLDLIDLGMGNPDGPTPAPVVEAAQRAIADTATHGYPPFEGTASFRTAITDWYSRRYGVQLDPSSEALPLLGSKEGITHLAMAFINPGDLVLVPTPAYPAHFRGPVIAGGDIYHLHLTAENQWLIDFDAIPPEVAKRAKALFFNYPSNPTAATAPREFFEAAVEFAHRYQVLLVHDLCYAELAFDGYQPTSLLEIPGGKEVGVEFHTLSKTYNMAGWRVGFVVGNSQVIQGLRTLKTNLDYGIFAALQRAAETALSLPDHYLHEVQERYSTRRDFLIKEFASLGWTVDRPQATMYLWVPCPLDSTSTDFALSVLQETGVVLTPGNAFGPGGEGYVRVSLIADCDRLGEAMDRIRKAGFRFDAAVTAPV; encoded by the coding sequence ATGACCCTTAGTTGGCTCCAGCCCGCCCAGCGCATTAATTCCCTGCCCCCCTACGTCTTTGCTCGCCTCGACGAACTCAAAGCCCGCGCCCGCGAACAGGGCCTCGACTTGATTGACCTGGGCATGGGCAACCCCGATGGCCCCACCCCCGCCCCTGTAGTCGAAGCAGCCCAACGCGCCATCGCCGACACCGCCACCCACGGCTACCCCCCCTTCGAGGGCACCGCCAGTTTCCGAACCGCCATCACCGACTGGTACTCCCGCCGCTACGGGGTGCAGTTGGATCCCTCCTCGGAGGCCTTGCCCCTGCTGGGTTCCAAGGAAGGCATCACCCACCTGGCCATGGCCTTTATCAATCCGGGCGACCTGGTGCTGGTGCCGACCCCGGCCTACCCCGCCCACTTTCGCGGCCCCGTCATTGCTGGAGGAGACATCTACCACCTGCACCTGACCGCCGAAAATCAGTGGTTGATCGACTTTGACGCCATCCCCCCCGAAGTGGCCAAACGGGCCAAGGCGCTGTTCTTTAACTATCCCAGCAACCCCACCGCCGCCACCGCCCCCCGCGAATTCTTTGAGGCCGCTGTGGAGTTTGCCCACCGCTACCAGGTGCTTTTGGTTCACGACCTCTGCTACGCCGAACTGGCCTTCGACGGCTACCAACCCACCAGCCTGCTGGAAATCCCCGGCGGCAAGGAGGTCGGCGTCGAGTTCCACACCCTCTCCAAAACCTACAACATGGCCGGATGGCGCGTGGGCTTTGTGGTGGGCAACTCCCAGGTGATCCAAGGGCTCCGCACCCTCAAAACCAACCTAGACTACGGCATCTTTGCCGCCCTGCAACGGGCCGCTGAAACGGCCCTCTCCCTGCCCGACCACTACCTCCACGAAGTCCAAGAACGCTACTCCACCCGCCGCGACTTCTTGATTAAGGAATTCGCCTCCCTCGGCTGGACGGTGGATCGCCCCCAGGCCACCATGTACCTCTGGGTGCCCTGCCCTCTGGATAGCACCTCCACCGACTTTGCCCTTTCCGTGCTGCAAGAAACGGGCGTGGTGCTCACTCCCGGCAACGCCTTTGGCCCCGGCGGCGAGGGCTACGTGCGCGTCAGCCTGATCGCCGACTGCGACCGCCTGGGGGAAGCCATGGATCGCATTCGCAAGGCGGGCTTCCGGTTCGATGCGGCGGTGACAGCCCCAGTCTAG
- the asnS gene encoding asparagine--tRNA ligase, protein MLRIRDILHSGQPGQATTIQGWVRTKREGKGITFLEVNDGSSMAGLQVVLNADLADYDTVVKALTTGSSVEISGDLVESPGKGQRVELQGQTLTVFGTADGETYPLQKKRHSFEFLRSLGHLRARTNTLGAVFRVRNACAQAIHQFFQERGFVWMHTPIITASDCEGAGEMFAVTGLDLTQVPKTAEGKVDYSQDFFGKPAYLTVSGQLEAEIMAMAFKDVYTFGPTFRAENSNTSRHLAEFWMVEPEMAFCDLVGNMDLAEDFLKYIFSSVLNACPEDMEFFNQRIDDSVLATADNIIYNTFERITYTEAVKLLEKADKSFEFPVQWGIDLQSEHERYLAEDLFKKPVIVTDYPTGIKAFYMRLNDGGETVAAMDVLAPKVGEIIGGSQREERLDVLERRIQEAGLPIEDYWWYLDLRRFGTVPHAGFGLGFERLVQFMTGMGNIRDVIPFPRTPDSIDF, encoded by the coding sequence ATGCTACGTATTCGAGACATTCTGCACAGCGGCCAACCCGGTCAAGCCACCACCATCCAGGGCTGGGTTCGCACCAAGCGGGAGGGCAAGGGCATCACCTTTTTGGAGGTGAACGACGGCTCTTCCATGGCAGGGTTGCAGGTGGTGCTGAATGCCGACCTGGCCGACTACGACACGGTGGTGAAGGCGCTGACCACGGGATCGTCTGTCGAAATTAGCGGCGATCTGGTGGAATCCCCCGGTAAGGGGCAGCGGGTGGAGCTTCAGGGGCAGACCCTCACCGTTTTTGGCACGGCGGACGGGGAAACCTATCCCCTCCAGAAAAAGCGCCATTCCTTCGAGTTTCTGCGGAGTTTGGGCCACCTGCGTGCCCGCACCAACACCCTAGGGGCCGTCTTCCGGGTGCGAAATGCCTGCGCCCAAGCCATCCACCAGTTTTTCCAAGAGCGCGGCTTTGTGTGGATGCACACCCCCATCATCACCGCCAGCGATTGCGAAGGGGCGGGGGAAATGTTTGCGGTCACGGGGTTGGATCTCACCCAGGTGCCCAAAACCGCCGAGGGCAAGGTGGACTACAGCCAGGATTTCTTCGGAAAACCCGCCTATCTCACCGTCAGCGGTCAGTTGGAAGCCGAGATCATGGCTATGGCCTTCAAGGACGTCTACACCTTTGGCCCCACCTTCCGCGCCGAAAATTCCAACACCTCCCGTCACCTGGCCGAATTTTGGATGGTCGAGCCGGAAATGGCCTTCTGCGATCTGGTGGGCAACATGGACTTGGCCGAGGACTTCCTGAAGTACATCTTTAGCTCGGTGCTGAACGCCTGCCCGGAGGACATGGAGTTTTTCAACCAGCGCATCGACGATTCCGTCCTCGCCACCGCCGACAACATCATCTACAACACCTTCGAGCGCATTACCTACACCGAAGCGGTCAAGCTGCTGGAAAAGGCCGATAAATCCTTCGAGTTCCCCGTCCAGTGGGGCATTGACCTGCAATCCGAGCACGAGCGCTACCTGGCCGAAGACCTGTTCAAAAAGCCCGTCATCGTCACCGACTACCCCACGGGCATCAAGGCGTTTTATATGCGCCTCAACGACGGCGGCGAAACCGTCGCGGCTATGGATGTGCTGGCTCCAAAGGTGGGCGAAATCATCGGCGGTTCCCAGCGGGAGGAACGGCTGGATGTGCTAGAACGCCGCATTCAGGAGGCGGGTTTGCCCATCGAAGACTACTGGTGGTACCTGGATCTGCGTCGCTTTGGCACCGTGCCCCACGCCGGATTTGGCCTGGGGTTTGAACGGCTGGTACAGTTCATGACCGGAATGGGCAACATCCGCGATGTCATCCCCTTCCCCCGCACCCCCGACAGCATCGACTTTTAG
- the deoC gene encoding deoxyribose-phosphate aldolase, whose amino-acid sequence MVQGLFSTPDTIDLAPLIDHTLLVPTATPDQVAQWCDEADRYGFAAVCVYPTYVRQARDRLHQRPVQVCTVIGFPTGATTSATKLYEAQEAVENGATELDVVINLGWLKSGQHDAIHREIATICEETGQPVKAILETAVLTPSEIALAAEICMDAGVSFLKTSTGWQGGATVEAVQQLAELSKGRVGIKASGGIRTAEQALAMVQAGATRIGTSWGPDLVKQQQQDP is encoded by the coding sequence ATGGTTCAAGGACTCTTTTCCACCCCCGACACCATCGACCTCGCCCCCCTGATTGACCATACGCTGCTGGTGCCCACCGCCACCCCCGACCAAGTGGCCCAGTGGTGCGATGAGGCCGACCGCTACGGGTTTGCCGCTGTCTGCGTCTACCCAACCTATGTGCGGCAGGCGCGGGATCGGCTCCACCAGCGCCCGGTGCAGGTCTGCACGGTGATCGGCTTCCCCACCGGAGCCACGACTTCGGCCACCAAACTCTACGAAGCCCAGGAGGCCGTAGAAAATGGCGCGACGGAATTAGATGTCGTGATCAACCTCGGCTGGCTCAAATCCGGCCAGCACGACGCCATTCACAGGGAAATCGCCACCATCTGCGAAGAAACTGGACAGCCCGTCAAGGCCATCTTGGAAACGGCGGTGCTCACCCCCTCAGAAATTGCCCTGGCGGCGGAAATTTGCATGGATGCCGGAGTCTCCTTCCTCAAAACCAGCACCGGATGGCAGGGCGGGGCCACGGTGGAGGCCGTGCAGCAGTTAGCCGAACTTTCCAAAGGGCGGGTGGGCATCAAAGCCTCCGGGGGCATCCGCACCGCCGAACAAGCCCTCGCCATGGTGCAGGCTGGAGCCACCCGCATCGGCACCTCCTGGGGGCCAGATTTGGTCAAACAACAGCAGCAGGATCCTTGA
- a CDS encoding type II toxin-antitoxin system RelE family toxin, with amino-acid sequence MTDQPRVQVEASPTFNHNLRKLAKKYRRIQDDIKPIIAKLERGQLPGDQIPGIGYSVFNLRVKNSDFQKGKSGGYRLIYYVKAETGIILLTIYAKSEQVDITPNDIQSIIESSE; translated from the coding sequence ATGACTGACCAGCCCAGAGTTCAAGTTGAAGCCTCACCTACCTTTAACCATAATCTTCGCAAACTTGCCAAGAAATATCGCCGCATTCAAGATGATATTAAGCCGATTATTGCAAAGCTTGAAAGAGGACAGTTACCTGGGGATCAAATTCCTGGAATTGGCTATTCTGTTTTCAATCTGAGAGTCAAAAACAGTGATTTTCAAAAAGGAAAAAGCGGCGGATATCGTCTTATTTATTACGTCAAAGCAGAGACGGGGATTATCTTATTAACGATTTACGCAAAATCTGAGCAAGTCGATATTACACCTAATGATATTCAGAGCATTATCGAAAGCTCTGAATAA
- a CDS encoding endonuclease has product MSKYDHIIERVFIKNYVDGNIKVPFDRDELAQACDDLGISRIKNLGDIPYSYRFRRELPESIKMTCESGYEWIIVGTGISTYEFRLASPGKIAPTTNRQKIKIPDATPETVRRYAPGTDEQALLTKVRYNRLIDIFTGLTCYSIQNHLRTTIKNIGQIEIDEVYLGINKRGSHFVIPCQAKSPGDRFGIVQVMQDIEFCKHRYPNAICKPVALQFLSENEVAILELEVEESDNIFHLSVVDERHYRLVGKDGITDEEIRLMSQSEE; this is encoded by the coding sequence ATGAGTAAGTACGACCATATTATCGAAAGAGTTTTTATCAAGAACTATGTTGATGGCAACATCAAGGTTCCCTTTGATCGTGATGAATTGGCACAGGCGTGTGATGATCTGGGGATTTCACGGATTAAAAACCTTGGCGATATTCCATACTCATACAGATTTCGCAGGGAATTGCCTGAGTCAATCAAAATGACATGTGAGTCTGGCTATGAATGGATAATAGTAGGAACAGGAATTAGTACCTATGAGTTTAGGTTAGCGTCACCTGGTAAAATAGCACCCACCACTAACCGACAGAAAATAAAAATTCCAGACGCCACACCTGAGACTGTTAGGAGGTATGCTCCGGGGACGGATGAACAAGCACTCCTTACAAAAGTTCGCTACAACCGACTTATTGATATTTTTACTGGACTAACTTGTTACTCTATTCAGAACCACCTTAGAACAACTATCAAAAATATTGGCCAAATTGAAATTGATGAAGTGTATCTCGGTATCAACAAAAGAGGCTCACACTTTGTCATACCTTGTCAGGCCAAATCTCCAGGAGACAGATTTGGTATAGTGCAAGTCATGCAAGACATAGAGTTTTGCAAGCATCGCTATCCGAATGCAATTTGTAAACCTGTTGCATTACAATTTCTATCTGAAAATGAGGTAGCCATTTTAGAGCTAGAAGTTGAAGAAAGTGATAATATTTTTCATCTTTCAGTCGTTGATGAGCGACATTATAGATTAGTTGGTAAAGACGGCATAACTGACGAGGAAATTAGGTTGATGTCTCAATCTGAAGAATAG
- a CDS encoding DNA cytosine methyltransferase: MKRPVAIDLFSGCGGMSLGLEAAGFDIAAAVEFDAIHALVHHFNFPYSATICKDISQLTSQELLNAIKHNEFSCEIDLVAGGPPCQGFSSIGKRQLGDPRNALVFEYVRVIKEIKPKYFIFENVPGMASGKHRRFLDELISELESIGYCIDKPISVLDASLYGAPQTRKRLILLGSRLDVNKARHPLPTHADIDSAGLLFNMGLSPLSTCGEAIHDLAKHSAFTEGDNGIDTSKLDYSGLRHNFSIQPNGEYSLCHRRLVSNKVYGHIGSKHTQTSIEKFRATNPGSVERTSRFFKLAINGQCNTLRAGTASDKGAYTAPRPIHYSEPRCITVREAARLHTFPDWFRFHNTIWHGFREIGNSVIPFLSKSLGRQVIKAMDLDEINFEVYTLNQQDEELLHFNMGQSSKYWNIPDDVIPKRKRLARV; encoded by the coding sequence ATGAAAAGACCCGTAGCTATAGACCTTTTCTCCGGGTGTGGCGGAATGTCTCTCGGCTTAGAAGCAGCGGGATTTGATATTGCTGCGGCTGTGGAGTTTGATGCCATTCATGCCCTAGTCCATCATTTCAACTTTCCTTATAGCGCGACGATTTGCAAAGACATTTCTCAGCTTACTTCACAAGAACTGCTCAACGCCATAAAACACAATGAATTTTCCTGTGAGATAGACCTGGTAGCAGGCGGGCCGCCCTGTCAGGGTTTTTCTTCCATCGGCAAGCGACAACTTGGCGATCCTAGAAATGCATTGGTATTCGAGTATGTTCGGGTGATCAAGGAAATAAAGCCAAAATATTTTATATTTGAAAATGTTCCTGGCATGGCATCAGGGAAACATAGACGATTCTTGGATGAATTGATTTCTGAGCTTGAAAGCATTGGATATTGTATTGATAAACCCATATCTGTTCTGGATGCCTCTCTGTATGGAGCGCCGCAAACAAGGAAAAGACTAATCCTTTTAGGCTCGCGACTAGATGTTAATAAGGCCAGGCATCCTTTACCCACTCATGCAGATATTGATTCAGCAGGGCTATTATTCAATATGGGCTTATCACCGCTATCAACCTGCGGAGAAGCTATTCATGATTTAGCAAAACATAGTGCCTTTACCGAAGGTGATAATGGCATAGATACATCGAAATTAGACTATTCAGGATTAAGGCATAATTTTTCGATCCAGCCAAACGGTGAATATTCACTGTGTCATAGAAGATTAGTCTCAAACAAGGTTTATGGCCACATTGGCTCTAAACATACCCAAACATCGATTGAGAAATTTAGAGCAACTAATCCAGGTAGCGTAGAAAGAACAAGTAGATTCTTTAAACTGGCAATTAATGGCCAATGTAATACCTTAAGGGCTGGAACAGCTAGCGACAAAGGCGCATACACTGCACCCAGACCAATACACTACTCCGAACCTCGGTGTATTACTGTAAGAGAAGCCGCACGATTACATACCTTTCCTGACTGGTTTCGTTTCCATAACACGATTTGGCACGGATTTAGGGAAATTGGAAATTCAGTCATTCCATTCCTATCTAAATCTTTAGGGAGGCAAGTTATCAAGGCTATGGATTTAGATGAGATAAACTTTGAAGTCTATACATTAAATCAGCAGGATGAAGAGTTATTGCACTTCAATATGGGTCAATCATCAAAATATTGGAATATTCCAGATGATGTAATTCCCAAGAGAAAACGGTTGGCGAGAGTGTAA